A portion of the Streptomyces sp. YPW6 genome contains these proteins:
- a CDS encoding pyridoxamine 5'-phosphate oxidase family protein, which translates to MTDVAAPRTLEERLKDTRARLENDVDLWLSTAGTDGGGVHLVPLSFLWDGTAILVSTPRASVTGRNMITDGRVRIGIGPTRDVVIVDGVAEPVDTAELGQETGDAFAAKTGFDPRELKEQYQYFRIRPQRVQAWREANELAGRGLMRDGAWRG; encoded by the coding sequence GCGGCACCCCGGACGCTCGAGGAGCGGCTCAAGGACACCCGTGCGCGCCTGGAGAACGACGTCGACCTGTGGCTGTCGACGGCGGGCACGGACGGCGGCGGGGTCCACCTCGTCCCGCTCTCGTTCCTGTGGGACGGCACCGCGATCCTCGTGTCGACCCCGCGCGCCTCGGTCACCGGGCGCAACATGATCACCGACGGCCGGGTGCGGATCGGCATCGGCCCGACCCGCGACGTGGTCATCGTCGACGGCGTGGCGGAACCGGTCGACACGGCGGAGCTCGGGCAGGAGACGGGGGACGCCTTCGCGGCGAAGACCGGCTTCGACCCGCGCGAACTGAAGGAGCAGTACCAGTACTTCCGCATCCGCCCGCAGCGGGTGCAGGCCTGGCGCGAGGCGAACGAGCTGGCCGGCCGCGGCCTCATGCGCGACGGCGCCTGGCGCGGCTGA